Proteins encoded in a region of the Streptomyces sp. NBC_00310 genome:
- a CDS encoding sigma-70 family RNA polymerase sigma factor — protein sequence MPTPVPGSAPASGEAPPSGEAPPSGEATLSGDGSIRRLYEEHHGPLLRYVSGLLRGDRQRAEDFVQETLVRAWLSTEDQPPGWSPSRAWLMRVAHNLVIDWARRERPHAEIQHEHTLEQHAETVDPMSQAVQRRFLVHALSRLSHPHREVLFYVYVLGCTGPDAADALGIPPGTVKSRTHHAIRELRRRHPQHTLAAA from the coding sequence ATGCCCACTCCCGTTCCGGGGAGTGCTCCGGCCTCCGGTGAAGCACCGCCCTCCGGCGAAGCACCGCCCTCCGGCGAAGCGACCCTCTCCGGCGACGGCTCCATTCGCAGGCTCTACGAAGAGCACCACGGTCCGCTTCTCCGCTACGTGTCCGGTCTGCTGCGCGGCGACCGGCAGCGGGCCGAGGACTTCGTCCAGGAGACCCTGGTACGCGCATGGCTGAGCACCGAAGACCAGCCGCCGGGCTGGTCGCCGTCCCGGGCCTGGCTGATGAGGGTGGCGCACAACCTGGTGATCGACTGGGCCCGGCGCGAGCGGCCGCACGCCGAGATCCAGCACGAACACACCTTGGAGCAGCACGCCGAGACCGTGGACCCGATGAGCCAGGCCGTCCAGCGCCGCTTCCTGGTCCACGCCCTCTCCCGGCTCTCGCACCCCCACCGCGAGGTGCTCTTCTACGTCTACGTCCTCGGCTGCACCGGCCCCGACGCCGCCGACGCCCTGGGCATACCCCCGGGCACGGTGAAGTCCCGCACCCATCACGCGATACGGGAGCTGCGCCGCCGCCACCCGCAGCACACGCTGGCGGCGGCATGA